In Deefgea piscis, the genomic window AATAGCTTGTGTATAAGCATTGTGTACAATTACAAAATTTTAAGGGGTCATCAGCTTCACTTAAGCTGTTAAACTACGCCGAAATTTGCGCCCTTTATGAATCGGGCACACACAGTAGATGCATTTATTTTTGCTCACCCTTAATACAATTTAAATTTATTTGGAGTGCTTTGCATGCACAACACCACGACGACATTTCGAAGAATATCGATCAGCCTACTCATCGTTTCAGCATTAGCTGCGTGCGACAAAGCGCCAGAAAAAAAAGAACGCCCGCCTGCACCTGTTTCTGTGATTGAAGCTAAGCCATCTGATGTACCGCTTACATCCGAGATGGTCGGCGAAACTGCTGGTTATCGCGATGTGGATGTGCGTGCTCGTGTAAACGGCATTTTATTAAAACGCACTTACGTTGAAGGGCAAATTGTTCAAGCTGGGCAAGTCTTGTTTGAAATTGACCCAGAACCATACAAAGCAGAGCTCGACCAAGCCCAAGGTATTTTGTCTCAAGAAGTGGCCAAGCTTGAAAAAGCACGCGCCGATCGTGACCGCATTGTGCCTTTATTTAAAGAAAACGCAGTGAGCCGCAAAGACTATGACGATGCCAACGCGGCCTACAACGCGGCAGTAGCGAGTAATAGCGCAGCGCAAGCCAGAGTCAGACAAGCCGAGTTAAACCTAGGCTACACCAAAGTAACTGCGCCGATTTCAGGCACAACCAGCAAACTCGTACAATCGGAAGGTAGCTTAATTACTGCCACAGGCGACTCGGGCAAATTAACCACGATCTCGCAACTTGATCCGCTTTATGTCAATTTTTCATACTCTGAACAAGACAAACAAGAGCTTAACGCAGCACAACACAGCGGTTCGGTTGAGCTAAAACCATCGAAAGAAGTATTTGCCAAACTCAAGCTTGCCGACGGCAGCCAATACAGCGAAGTAGGTAAAATCAACTTTTCCGACAATCGAGTTGATCCAAAAACCGGCACCATTCGTGCTCGCGCCATTTTTAACAATCCAAAAGGCGAGTTACTACCCGGTCAATTCGTTCGTGTCACACTTGATCTTGGCACTCGTAAAAATGCCATCTTGGTACCTGAACGCGCCGTAATTCAATCTCAAGCCGATCATATCGTCATGACCGTCGACAAAGACAATAAAGTTGTCCCAAAACCTGTAAC contains:
- a CDS encoding efflux RND transporter periplasmic adaptor subunit, with the protein product MHNTTTTFRRISISLLIVSALAACDKAPEKKERPPAPVSVIEAKPSDVPLTSEMVGETAGYRDVDVRARVNGILLKRTYVEGQIVQAGQVLFEIDPEPYKAELDQAQGILSQEVAKLEKARADRDRIVPLFKENAVSRKDYDDANAAYNAAVASNSAAQARVRQAELNLGYTKVTAPISGTTSKLVQSEGSLITATGDSGKLTTISQLDPLYVNFSYSEQDKQELNAAQHSGSVELKPSKEVFAKLKLADGSQYSEVGKINFSDNRVDPKTGTIRARAIFNNPKGELLPGQFVRVTLDLGTRKNAILVPERAVIQSQADHIVMTVDKDNKVVPKPVTLGSVYQGQVVINSGLKSGDKVIVEGQMKAPPGSIVKPIPASSPATASK